A region from the Palaemon carinicauda isolate YSFRI2023 chromosome 9, ASM3689809v2, whole genome shotgun sequence genome encodes:
- the LOC137646522 gene encoding uncharacterized protein slr1819-like, whose amino-acid sequence MVDLNARGGAGELEGVIGKYGLPGENESSERLPLVSLAAPRTASLRRAPFRLASLLLASVRLASFRLASLSLASLCTPSLCRASLRLASLRLASLRVASLRLASLHPATLHLASLCPASLRLASHCLASLRLASLRVASLHLASLRPASLHLASLRPASFRRASLLLASLRLASFLLASLSLPSLRTASLCTASLCLASLHPASLHLASLCLASLCPATLHLASLRVASLHLASLRPASLHLASLRPASFRRASLLLAVLRLASFRLASLSLPSLRTASHCTASLCLASLHPASLRLAFLCLASLRPATLRLASLHVASLRLASLRPASVHLASLRPSSLPPSI is encoded by the coding sequence CCTCTCGTCAGTCTAGCCGCCCCCCGTACAGCCTCCCTCCGTAGAGCTCCCTTCCGTCTAGCCTCCCTCCTTCTAGCTTCCGTTCGTTTAGCCTCCTTCCGTCTAGCATCTCTTAGTCTAGCCTCCCTCTGTACACCCTCCCTCTGTAGAGCTtccctccgtctagcctccctccgtctagcctctcTTCGTGTAGCCtctcttcgtctagcctccctccatccAGCCACCCTCCATCTAGCCTCCCTCTGTccagcctccctccgtctagcctcccaCTGTCTAGCCTCTCTCCGTCTAGCCTCTCTTCGTGTAGCCTCTCttcatctagcctccctccgtccagCCTCCCTCCACCTAGCCTCCCTCCGTCCAGCCTCCTTCCGTAGAGCCTCCCTCCTTCTAGCCTCCCTTCGTTTAGCCTCCTTCCTTCTAGCATCTCTCAGTCTACCCTCCCTCCGTACAGCCTCCCTCTGTACAGCTTCCCTctgtctagcctccctccatcCAGCTTCCCTCCATCTAGCCTCCCTCTGTCTAGCCTCCCTCTGTCCAGCCACTCTCCATCTAGCCTCCCTTCGTGTAGCCTCTCttcatctagcctccctccgtccagCCTCCCTCCACCTAGCCTCCCTCCGTCCAGCGTCCTTCCGTAGAGCCTCCCTCCTTCTAGCGGTCCTTCGTTTAGCCTCCTTCCGTCTAGCATCTCTCAGTCTACCCTCCCTCCGTACAGCCTCCCATTGTACAGCTTCCCTctgtctagcctccctccatccagcctccctccgtctagccttcctctgtctagcctccctccgtccagCCACTCTCCGTCTAGCCTCTCTTCATGTAGCCtctcttcgtctagcctccctccgtccagCCTCCGTccatctagcctccctccgtccatctagcctccctccgtccatctag